A single Candidatus Chromulinivoraceae bacterium DNA region contains:
- a CDS encoding ATP-dependent DNA helicase — MDFSTRYRKLNEKQREAVDIIDGPVMVIAGPGTGKTELLSMRAANILKKTDTLPENILCLTFTESGAAAMRERLSQIIGRDAYKIAIHTFHSFGTEVINHNNEFFYRGASFKPADELSCYELMNAIFDGLDYNNPLAGKMNGEYTHLRDAVTAISELKKSGLTSDELLVLLDANDKVMDEIEPLLQTIFAGRIGKITASQLRAILPTIRESNEKLPLPGFVSLARIVADSLQTAIEVAEAENSTKAITAWRNIWLKKNEKGDFAFRARDRQTKLRAVSYIYYQYLLRMQELQQFDFDDMILRVVHAMEVFPELRFNLQERFQYIMVDEFQDTNMAQMRILRNLTSNEANADRPNILVVGDDDQAIYSFQGADVGNINGFRELYVETKLITLVDNYRSTDAVLSHAREVITLGTDRLENHIDDLNKTLVPHHQANTSVRLVELTTNSDERLWVVDAISQAIQSGTDPCDIAVIARRHHELEALLPYFAKAGINVNYERRDNVLDLEIIQLVEHIAQILVTLFEKRHEDADAQMPKLLAHPAFGFMPIDIWRLSLNARNNHQKWMEVMASTPLFVPLHTWLISQAQLLTHEPLEIMLDHIIGLPSEREESDSTYDDSDDETKKEENTPEFISPLFQYFFSQDKLKTSPDAYLLYLEALRTIRTKLREYQPNDPPTLQSFLEFIRLHRQLGSSITSVRPKSERIQTAVNLMTAHKSKGLEFNAVYIVGAIDSAWGERVRTRSRLISYPENLPLTPSGDTFDERLRLFFVAMTRAKNHLTISYSLTDDSGKGTLRASFLHDGIWKPIVDNQPTTLDTLIKAAELAWYQPLVRPLHANMKELLAPHLETYKLSSTHINNFLDITRGGPQSFLLNNILRFPQTMSPSASYGSAIHASLQRAHAHVSATGKARPLEDILHDFEESLRATHMNELELATYLQKGSDALSTFLTEKQSSFVPTQKTELSFAGQGVQIGQVRLTGSLDLVDVDEEDRSIIVTDYKTGKAARDWNGKTDYEKIKLHKYRQQLMFYQLLTSNSRDFSKYTFKKGVLQFVEPTMSGDIIHLEAEFTKDELESFTRLLAAVWRHIIALDLPVTENYEPSYKGILAFEQDLIDGIL, encoded by the coding sequence ATGGATTTTTCTACACGTTACCGTAAATTGAACGAAAAACAGAGAGAAGCCGTCGATATCATCGATGGGCCTGTCATGGTTATTGCTGGCCCAGGCACAGGTAAAACCGAACTACTCAGTATGCGCGCAGCAAATATTCTGAAAAAAACCGATACCTTGCCAGAGAATATTTTGTGTTTGACATTTACCGAAAGTGGTGCCGCAGCAATGCGAGAGCGACTCTCGCAGATCATTGGTAGGGATGCTTACAAAATAGCAATCCACACCTTCCACAGTTTTGGAACAGAAGTCATAAATCATAACAACGAATTCTTTTATAGGGGTGCCTCGTTTAAACCAGCTGACGAGCTTAGCTGTTACGAACTCATGAACGCCATTTTTGATGGCCTCGATTACAATAACCCGCTCGCTGGCAAGATGAACGGTGAGTACACCCATTTACGTGATGCCGTAACGGCGATCTCGGAGCTTAAAAAGAGCGGCCTTACGAGTGATGAACTGCTTGTTTTGCTTGATGCAAACGACAAAGTCATGGACGAGATTGAACCACTGCTACAGACTATTTTCGCAGGGCGCATAGGTAAGATCACCGCTTCGCAGCTACGCGCTATTCTCCCTACCATTCGCGAATCTAACGAAAAACTACCGCTACCTGGTTTTGTTTCACTCGCCCGTATTGTTGCAGATAGTCTACAAACAGCAATCGAAGTTGCCGAGGCAGAGAACTCGACCAAAGCCATTACCGCCTGGCGCAATATATGGCTCAAAAAGAACGAAAAAGGCGATTTTGCATTTAGGGCACGCGACCGCCAAACAAAACTGCGCGCCGTCAGCTACATATATTACCAATACCTCCTGCGTATGCAGGAGCTTCAGCAATTCGATTTTGACGACATGATTTTACGCGTCGTTCACGCCATGGAAGTGTTTCCGGAACTCCGATTTAATCTCCAAGAACGTTTTCAGTACATTATGGTTGACGAGTTTCAGGACACAAACATGGCACAGATGCGTATTTTGCGTAACCTGACAAGCAACGAGGCTAACGCAGATCGTCCTAATATTCTAGTTGTAGGAGATGACGACCAAGCTATTTACAGTTTTCAAGGTGCCGACGTCGGAAATATTAACGGTTTTCGTGAATTATACGTAGAGACGAAGCTCATAACACTCGTCGACAACTATCGTTCGACCGACGCGGTACTATCACATGCCCGCGAAGTCATAACGCTTGGTACTGACCGACTTGAAAACCACATCGACGATCTCAATAAAACCCTCGTACCTCATCACCAGGCCAATACGTCCGTCAGACTGGTCGAGCTTACGACTAATAGCGACGAACGGCTCTGGGTGGTCGATGCGATCTCACAGGCCATACAATCAGGCACCGATCCTTGCGACATAGCTGTTATCGCAAGGCGCCATCACGAACTCGAAGCGTTGCTGCCATATTTCGCAAAAGCTGGCATTAACGTAAATTACGAGCGACGAGATAACGTACTCGACCTCGAAATTATTCAACTTGTAGAACACATCGCTCAAATACTCGTCACACTATTTGAAAAGAGGCATGAAGACGCCGACGCGCAAATGCCCAAATTATTAGCTCATCCTGCATTCGGGTTTATGCCAATCGATATATGGAGGCTGAGCCTCAATGCTCGTAATAACCACCAAAAATGGATGGAAGTTATGGCCTCGACACCGCTTTTTGTTCCACTTCATACCTGGCTTATCTCGCAGGCTCAATTGTTGACTCACGAGCCGCTCGAAATTATGCTCGACCATATTATTGGTCTACCATCTGAGCGTGAGGAGAGTGATTCGACATACGATGATAGTGATGATGAAACGAAAAAAGAAGAGAATACTCCCGAATTTATTTCGCCGCTTTTTCAGTATTTCTTTTCTCAAGATAAGCTCAAGACATCGCCAGATGCCTATCTCCTATACCTAGAAGCCCTCAGGACGATTCGTACAAAACTGCGTGAGTATCAGCCTAACGACCCGCCAACCTTGCAGTCATTTCTCGAGTTTATCCGCCTTCATCGTCAGCTCGGCAGCTCCATTACGAGCGTACGACCAAAAAGCGAACGTATTCAAACCGCAGTGAACCTTATGACCGCTCACAAATCGAAAGGTCTGGAGTTTAATGCAGTCTATATCGTAGGCGCAATAGACTCAGCATGGGGTGAACGTGTTCGCACCCGATCACGACTTATTAGCTATCCTGAAAACCTTCCTCTTACGCCGTCCGGTGATACATTTGACGAACGCCTACGACTATTCTTCGTGGCAATGACTCGTGCAAAAAATCATCTCACCATTAGCTACAGCCTGACCGACGACAGCGGGAAGGGCACGCTACGAGCAAGCTTTTTACATGATGGTATCTGGAAACCAATCGTTGACAATCAACCAACTACCCTCGACACGCTCATAAAGGCAGCCGAACTTGCCTGGTATCAACCCCTCGTTCGTCCACTCCATGCCAACATGAAAGAGTTGCTCGCACCGCATCTTGAGACCTACAAGCTCAGTAGCACTCATATTAATAACTTTCTTGATATTACGCGCGGTGGACCGCAGAGCTTTTTGCTAAACAATATTCTCCGTTTTCCGCAGACTATGAGCCCAAGCGCAAGCTACGGGTCAGCTATCCATGCCAGCCTGCAGCGCGCACATGCACATGTTTCTGCGACTGGGAAAGCGCGACCATTGGAAGATATCCTTCACGATTTTGAAGAAAGTTTGCGCGCTACGCACATGAATGAGTTGGAGCTTGCAACATACCTCCAAAAGGGAAGTGATGCGCTCTCTACATTTTTAACCGAAAAACAATCGTCTTTTGTACCCACACAAAAGACCGAGCTGAGTTTTGCTGGACAAGGTGTCCAAATCGGCCAGGTTAGATTAACGGGTTCTCTCGATCTTGTCGATGTAGACGAAGAAGACCGTTCGATCATCGTTACCGACTACAAGACCGGAAAGGCTGCTCGCGATTGGAACGGTAAAACAGATTACGAAAAAATTAAACTTCATAAGTATCGCCAGCAGCTTATGTTCTACCAGCTACTTACTTCAAACTCGCGTGATTTTAGCAAATACACATTCAAAAAGGGCGTACTTCAGTTTGTAGAGCCGACGATGAGCGGTGACATCATTCATCTTGAGGCAGAGTTTACGAAAGATGAACTTGAATCGTTCACTAGGCTTCTTGCGGCCGTATGGCGACACATCATTGCACTTGATCTGCCAGTAACTGAAAACTACGAACCAAGCTACAAAGGTATTCTTGCGTTCGAACAAGATCTAATAGATGGCATCTTATAG